From the genome of bacterium, one region includes:
- the dinB gene encoding DNA polymerase IV, translating into MSKTLFHLDLDQFFAAVEIRDNPNLRGKPLLVGGSPGGRGVVTTASYEARKFGVRSGMPMHEALQKCPQAVCVRSDTGRYVDASRRVREILVDYTDRVEFISIDEAALDVSDVVWQWPSVKALADEIQERIEHEVGITASIGAAASRCVAKLASGMHKPRGFTHIPPSKIAEIMGPLPIEEMNGIGPATSHVLHGLGIRTLNDLAIYPTDILRNKLGVRGPELQLLARGGGKNTVLRAEDLPPEKSMSHETTFHEDQTSGDAILGRMMLLCEKVARRLRNARLTGRVVTVKVRYKGFETHHQQRKLARFVHLDTDIFVAAKLIFEQIYDPTRPVRLIGVDISDLVPMGRVLQEELFAPRQDRDALTHACDDIKERFGANLIGYAGHMTGPKDRYHSARRGREFGSISFRYPGMNGR; encoded by the coding sequence ATGAGCAAAACCCTCTTCCACCTCGACCTTGACCAATTCTTTGCGGCCGTTGAGATTCGCGACAATCCGAATCTGCGCGGCAAGCCACTGCTTGTCGGCGGATCCCCCGGCGGGCGCGGTGTGGTCACGACGGCGTCCTACGAGGCGCGTAAATTCGGCGTGCGCTCAGGGATGCCCATGCACGAGGCGCTGCAGAAGTGTCCGCAGGCCGTCTGCGTGCGCTCAGATACCGGGCGCTACGTGGATGCGTCGCGCCGCGTGCGCGAGATTCTGGTGGACTATACGGACCGCGTGGAATTTATCTCGATTGACGAGGCCGCGCTCGACGTGAGTGATGTGGTCTGGCAATGGCCCAGTGTCAAAGCGCTGGCCGATGAAATTCAAGAGCGCATCGAGCATGAGGTGGGTATTACCGCTTCCATTGGTGCGGCCGCCTCGCGCTGCGTCGCCAAGCTCGCCAGCGGCATGCACAAGCCGCGCGGCTTTACCCACATTCCACCCTCGAAAATCGCCGAGATCATGGGACCCTTGCCCATAGAAGAAATGAACGGCATCGGCCCGGCCACGAGTCACGTCTTGCACGGGCTCGGCATTCGCACGCTGAATGACTTAGCAATTTACCCGACGGATATCTTGCGCAACAAGCTCGGCGTGCGCGGACCTGAATTGCAATTGCTCGCGCGCGGCGGCGGCAAGAATACCGTCTTGCGGGCCGAGGACCTGCCGCCCGAGAAATCCATGAGCCACGAGACGACGTTCCACGAGGACCAAACGTCCGGCGATGCCATTCTGGGGCGGATGATGCTGTTGTGCGAGAAGGTAGCGCGCCGACTGCGCAATGCGCGGTTGACCGGGCGCGTAGTGACCGTCAAGGTGCGCTACAAGGGCTTCGAGACGCATCATCAGCAGCGAAAGCTCGCGCGCTTCGTGCATCTGGACACGGATATTTTCGTCGCGGCCAAGCTGATCTTCGAGCAGATCTACGATCCAACGCGGCCCGTACGGTTAATTGGTGTGGACATTTCGGATTTGGTGCCGATGGGACGGGTGCTGCAGGAGGAGCTGTTCGCGCCGCGGCAGGACCGCGATGCGCTGACGCACGCCTGTGACGATATCAAGGAGCGCTTCGGCGCCAACCTGATCGGTTATGCGGGACACATGACCGGACCCAAGGATCGCTATCATTCGGCTCGGCGGGGCCGCGAGTTTGGTTCGATTTCCTTTCGCTATCCCGGCATGAACGGCCGATAG